CTTAATCTTTGCCAAGATGAACGGTGTGTTGTCACTGCCATGATAGCCCTCAACTTCCGCTAGATGAACCGCTTTGTTGATGGCGGCGTCTATCTCCGCCTGAGGGATTGAATGCTCCACCGGAACTGGGTTAGCGAACAACATTCCTGACGAGACAGGCAACTTCGACTGCGCATCTGCAAGTCGTTAGCCATGATATCTTCACGTAGGAATGCTCACTTACAGATAATAGCGGCCGCCTCTGCCTCATTCTCAATGATTTTGGGGCTTTTGATGCCGCTGTCCCGGCTGAAGAACGCCGGAATATCAACGGGGCCCTGACGACCGTCTGCAAAAGTCGCGACGCAGACGCCCTCCGTCTCAAGGTATTCAAGGGTCCGTGGGATGTCTAGGAAGCTTTTGCAGCCTGAGCTAATTACGGCCACGGGAGTCCGACCAAGTTCAGTCAAATCAGCTAGAACATGTCAGCTCATGCTATCGCCTAACATTGGAGGCATCATACCGGAGATATCCATAGACGACTCTGCACCACGATGTACACCACCTACTGATGTTAGTTGTGTAATATCGTGTATACAGTGGGGGCTTTACCAAGACCGCCTGTACCAAAGACCCTAATTCCCGCCAGATGCGCAAGAACCATTGTACCAGACACTGTTGTACCGCCGTGAAACGGTTTACCGGTCATGCCCTGTCATCATTATTAGGAGCCCAGACAAACTCGACAGTATACCTACCAGACCGCATATATAGCCAAGATCCCGACGAGACACTTTCAGCgcgtctttcttctccgctctCGATGCCAGCTCGATAAGCTCATTGGGAAGTAGGCCGACGCGAGCCACGCCGTTCAAGATGCCAATCGTAGCAGGCACGGCGCCATTTGCACGGACAACGGTTTCGAGCAGTGATGCAAGCGCTACGCTTTCTGGATACGGGAAACCTGCAACTGTTACATAGGTCTCTTGATTGAAGAGTTGAGAGCGTACATACCATGGGTGTAGATTGTTGATTCTAGAGCAACCACTGGCTTCCCCGTAGCTACTGCATCCCGAACCTCCTCTGAAACCTGGAAGAACTTGCTCTGGGCGAAGCTATGGCTCTGTCGCGCCAAGCGAGCGATGCCAGTTGCTTTCAATTGGGGTGTCCTGCAAAAGTGCCGGCTATATGGAGCTCTGAGCGCGAGCATCATGACAGAGTTTAAGCACATTGCAGTTGAAACCAGAGCAGACAGCAAGAGACGCAAAGCTGGAACAAAGCGGAGtgaggggaaagaagaggaggcggagCCGCGTAATTTGGCCGCAGCGGTTGCCGTACTGTATTCGGACCATCTCCATCGGGACACCTCAGCATCACGCCGACCTTCCTGCCCCCGTCCTTTTCTCCCTACCTCTGTTCCTctgtctctctttctctcgacTTCATCTCCTGGTGAGAACCCTTCAGCTCGTGGGCGCTGGGTGCACAATGAGGTCGTTTGCTACCGTTGTCACCGCATTCTGCGGGCTTGTTCTATCCAGCAGCTCTATAGTTTCCGCGAAATCCATCGAGTCCAAGCTGCTCCCCGCCGACTTCAAGCCGCCTCAGGTCTTCAAAAATGTGAATTTGGTCCGTAATACGAACCTAGAAAAAGGCTACGCCCGCGAAACAATCAATGTAGTGATTGAGAACGTGGATAAACAACCCCAGAGCGAGTACTATCTGTCCTTCCCGTCGGACATCTTCGAACAGATCGGAGGACTAGAGGTCCGCAATAAAAAGGAAGCAGACAAAGGCAGGTTTGATGTGGAAGCTAGCGAGGTCGATCCATTCAGGTAAGTCTCTTGTCGCAGTCAACGGTCAATGTAGCCAGCGAATGGTTTCGGACTAACCTGCGCTGCTTAGTGATGTTCGATACTTCATTGTACACCTGCCTGAACCTCTGGCTCCTTCGTCGCAGCTTACCCTTGGAATTTCGTACTCTCTCCTCAACTCCCTCCACCCGCGCCCGGCTGCCATTAAGCAGTCAGATCGCCAGTTCCTCACATACTCATTCTCCGCATACGTGCCATCCGCCTATCAGACCGTGACGCAGAAAACGAAAGTCAAGTTTCCAAGCGCAAATATCCCTGACTACACAACCACGGAACTCAAGTCTGGTGCAGACCCCGAACGCCAGGGTACAACCTATATTTACGGACCTTACGAGACTGCCAATGTCGCACCAGGCACCTCATATCCCATCACGGTCCGCTACGAGTTCACGAAACCCGTCATCACAGTATCACTGTTGGAAAGGGACCTGGAGGTCTCCCACTGGGGCGGTAACTTGGCTACGGAGGAGCGCTACTGGCTTCGCAACAATGGCTCCAAGCTGCTGACCCAGTTCTCCCGCGTGGACTACACCGTCGCCAACTACCAGCAATCCCCGTCTACAGCCATCAAAGAGCTCAAGTATCCCCTGAAGCCAGGTTCAGTGGACCCATACTTTACCGATGATATTGGAAATGTCTCTACGAGCCGCTACCGCCCCGGACTGAAGAACCGGGAAGCCAATCTCGAGTTCAAACCCCGGTATCCCGTCTTCGGCGGCTGGAACTACAGTTTCCGCCTTGGCTGGAACAACAACCTCTCATCATTTTTACGTAGGACAGTATCTAATGATGATTCCTACGTGCTCAAGGTTCCATTCCTTGAAGGACCCAAAATGGGTGAAGGTATCCAGTACGAGAAGGTAGTTGTGCGAGTCATCCTTCCTGAAGGCGCCCGGAATGTGCGCTACGAGATTGTTGAAGGGCCTACTAGCAATGGCTTGCCGAGCGCAAGCCAGATCCAATCCTCCCTATCTACTCATAAAACCTTCATGGATACGCTTGGCCGCACCGCTTTAACTCTAACTGTGGAGAGTCTCACCGATGAAGCCCGTGATTCCCAGCTTGTGGTAAGTTTGCCAGTGGCCGCCTCGCATATATACAACAGTCACTCACTTGGAACTAGGTTACCTATGACTACGCTTTCTGGGATGGAATGCGTAAGCCAATTACCATTACAATCGGACTACTTAGCGTCTTTGCGGCTGCATGGGCAGTCGCGAACATTGACGTGAGCATCAAGAAGCGATAATGTGTTTATAGTATACATTGCCATTCGTCTCTTTTATACCAATAAATAGGAGCACCGTACCTTGCACGATATGAGTATATGAGCTTTATTCTTGAAGCATAGGGTAAATCAGACTTGGCCAAAGTTATACTTTCGAGGACCAAAGCATAGATGCAGATATAAAGAGAATAAGTATATAGATCGAAGAGGGTTCAATCGCCCCTTTTGAcgtgagaagaaaagaaaatataaaTAATAGAAAACGTCAAGATAAAAGTAGGTCGATTGCCGCATACATACCATGCCCCCAGGCCAGTCCCGTCAGACAAGAAATCAGTACTGAGAGCAACCCAACGCCATACTCCGCGCAAAACCACTTGTTCGCTGTATCCCaagcaggaagaaaaggaaaacagTAAACGGATGCTACTCCTCAAATTTCCTCTTCACCCCGCTCCCATTTACATGTGCTGGTGGAGCCGCTCTGCCACTGGCGCGTTTacgctcttcagcctcagcctgcgcccgcttcttccaggcCGTCTTTATCGCCGGCGCCGCACGGATAAGGTCTTCCTCGGTAACACGGTCCTCTATACTCTCTAATACCTTGTCGACGGTGGTATAATGGTTTGCATCCGCCTTGTCATCCCGAATCCGATGGAATCGCCAGCGGCCGGACTCATCTTTGGAGCATTCGACGATTGCATCGTCGagcggcatctgcagcgctTTGAGGTCCTCCCATTCTGACGGCGTAACATACATTTCACCAAAAGGTTGATATTGGTCATTATTATGTAGAACGAAGAGATGGAAAATCGGAAGGGCGTCGTAATCTGGGTAAGGTTCCGAGATGCCGtctgcctcgtcttcagAGTCTGGTTCGAGGACAGGGAATTCGAGACGTAGACGGAAATCGATAGTGTTCTCAGAGGGAGGTTTCCACTTCAGAATGTGCTCGTCTGTGCCGATGCGGTACGGGGTGCTGCGGCAGGTGAAGATGAGGCCGTCGTTACCGtggatcttcttcacctttgGGATGATCTCACGGAACATCATCTCGATGCCGTAGCTGAACTGGGTGGATTTGTCTTCGACTACAAATACGCGGTGTTGTTTCTCCTGGGGAAACCGCTCATACATCGCATTGTAGGGCTTGAggaccttctccttgaagTACGCTAAACGCTTGTCGAGCGTGCGGTGCATGAGACTCTGCCCATCCAGCACAAGGCAGTCAAAGACGAGGTACTTGAGCTGCTGTGTACCGTCATCGTACGTATCATTGACCAGCTCGCCGTCCACAAGTGTATCCACGTGAAAGTGCTGGAAGGTCTCATCGCCCGGCAGGGGGAAGTGCAGGCCAGGAACG
This sequence is a window from Aspergillus nidulans FGSC A4 chromosome IV. Protein-coding genes within it:
- a CDS encoding dolichyl-diphosphooligosaccharide--protein glycotransferase subunit OST1 (transcript_id=CADANIAT00000565), which produces MRSFATVVTAFCGLVLSSSSIVSAKSIESKLLPADFKPPQVFKNVNLVRNTNLEKGYARETINVVIENVDKQPQSEYYLSFPSDIFEQIGGLEVRNKKEADKGRFDVEASEVDPFSDVRYFIVHLPEPLAPSSQLTLGISYSLLNSLHPRPAAIKQSDRQFLTYSFSAYVPSAYQTVTQKTKVKFPSANIPDYTTTELKSGADPERQGTTYIYGPYETANVAPGTSYPITVRYEFTKPVITVSLLERDLEVSHWGGNLATEERYWLRNNGSKLLTQFSRVDYTVANYQQSPSTAIKELKYPLKPGSVDPYFTDDIGNVSTSRYRPGLKNREANLEFKPRYPVFGGWNYSFRLGWNNNLSSFLRRTVSNDDSYVLKVPFLEGPKMGEGIQYEKVVVRVILPEGARNVRYEIVEGPTSNGLPSASQIQSSLSTHKTFMDTLGRTALTLTVESLTDEARDSQLVVTYDYAFWDGMRKPITITIGLLSVFAAAWAVANIDVSIKKR